The genomic stretch GGCGTGCATGACCGTGGTGTGGTCGCGGCCGCCGAAGAGGGCGCCGATCTTCGGCAGGGAGAGGTCCGTCAGCTCGCGGCAGAGGTACATGGCGATCTGGCGGGCGGTCACCAGTGCGCGGCCGCGCGACGTGCCGCACAGGTCCTCGACGGTGAGGCCGAAGTAGTCGGCGGTGGCGCTCATGATGGCCGTGGAGGTGATCTCCGGGGCGGAGTCGTCGCCGCCCGGGATCAGGTCCTTGAGGACGATCTCGGTCAGGCCGAGGTCCACCGGCTGCCGGTTGAGCGAGGCGAATGCCGTCACCCGGATCAGCGCGCCCTCCAGTTCGCGGATGTTGCGCGAGATCCGGGAGGCGATGAACTCCAGCACCTCCGGCGGGGCGTTGAGCTGCTCCTGCACCGCCTTCTTGCGCAGGATCGCGATCCGCGTCTCCAGCTCGGGCGGCTGGACGTCGGTGATCAGTCCCCACTCGAAGCGGTTGCGCAGCCGGTCCTCCAGCGTGACCAGCTGCTTGGGCGGCCGGTCGCTGGAGAGCACGATCTGCTTGTTGGCGTTGTGGAGCGTGTTGAAGGTGTGGAAGAACTCCTCCTGCGTCGACTCCTTGTCCGCGAGGAACTGGATGTCGTCGACGAGCAGGATGTCCATCTCGCGGTACCGCTTGCGGAAGCTGTCGCCCTTGCCGTCGCGGATGGAGTTGATGAACTCGTTGGTGAACTCCTCCGAGCTCACGTAGCGCACGCGCGTGCCGGGGTAGAGGCTCCGCGCGTAGTGGCCGATCGCGTGCAGGAGGTGGGTCTTGCCGAGCCCGGACTCCCCATAGATGAAGAGGGGGTTGTACGCCTTGGCGGGTGCCTCGGCGACGGCGACCGCGGCCGCGTGGGCGAAACGGTTCGACGCGCCGATCACGAAGGTGTCGAAGAGGTACTTCGGGTTCAGGCGTGCGGTCGGTTCGCCGGGTCCGGTGGCGGGTGCGGGCTGCGCGGCCAGCGGGCCGGGGGCGCCGCTGGCGGAGGGCAGTGCGGGGGCGGCCGGTCCGCTGCGGTGGGCGGGGCCCGTTGAAGGCTCGGGGAGGTCCCGGCGGGCGTCGCGCTGGTCGTAGTTGGGGCGGCCGCCGTCGTAGTCCCCGCGTGGCTTGTCGTAGTCCCCGCGCGGGGAGTCGTAGTCCGGGCGCTGGCCGTCGTAGTCGGCGCGCTGTCCCTCATAAGAGGGGCGGTCCATGGACTGCGGGCGGTAGTCCTGCGGTGGTTGGCCGTAGGAGTCCTGGGACGGGCTCGCGTAGGGGTCGCGTTCGGGGAAGCCGAGGCGCTGCTGCTGCCAGCTGTACTCGTCCTGCTGCGGGCGCGGCCAGGCGCCGGGCTCGGGGCGCTGGTACTCGGAGGGGTAGGCGGGGCGGGCCGTGGGGAGCTGGTCGCCCTGGTCGGGCCGGGAGGGGTAGGCGTCGCCGTCGGCGCCGCGGTGGCGGCCGTAGCCCTCGTACGGTCCGGAGGGGAGTTCG from Streptomyces davaonensis JCM 4913 encodes the following:
- the dnaA gene encoding chromosomal replication initiator protein DnaA, whose protein sequence is MADVPADLAAVWPRVLEQLLGEGRGQGVEAKDEHWIRRCQPLALVADTALLAVPNEFAKGVLEGRLAPIVSETLSRECGRPIRIAITVDDSAGEPPAPPAPPARPQPRYEEPELPSGPYEGYGRHRGADGDAYPSRPDQGDQLPTARPAYPSEYQRPEPGAWPRPQQDEYSWQQQRLGFPERDPYASPSQDSYGQPPQDYRPQSMDRPSYEGQRADYDGQRPDYDSPRGDYDKPRGDYDGGRPNYDQRDARRDLPEPSTGPAHRSGPAAPALPSASGAPGPLAAQPAPATGPGEPTARLNPKYLFDTFVIGASNRFAHAAAVAVAEAPAKAYNPLFIYGESGLGKTHLLHAIGHYARSLYPGTRVRYVSSEEFTNEFINSIRDGKGDSFRKRYREMDILLVDDIQFLADKESTQEEFFHTFNTLHNANKQIVLSSDRPPKQLVTLEDRLRNRFEWGLITDVQPPELETRIAILRKKAVQEQLNAPPEVLEFIASRISRNIRELEGALIRVTAFASLNRQPVDLGLTEIVLKDLIPGGDDSAPEITSTAIMSATADYFGLTVEDLCGTSRGRALVTARQIAMYLCRELTDLSLPKIGALFGGRDHTTVMHADRKIRNLMAERRSIYNQVTELTNRIKNG